The genomic DNA CATTGTATACCCAAAGGTCAAGTCTGGATAAACGTGTATATGATCTCCAACTTGAATGCAAAGCCAAGGCATATAATTGTGTGGTGTGTCAACTCTaatgtgtttcctctctgtgcaGGGGGATGACTGAAGCTATCACCTTGCTAATCCTTGCTGTCCAAACTGGCCTCATTGAGCTGCAGGTCATCCACAGAGCCAGTATAATGACATCTGTGCTATCTGCTTCCAGGTATGaacagtttttatgtttatctaaAGAGGATCCATGACCCAGACTTAATCTGGGGCTTTAAAAGCTAGGCTAATGTGAAATTTGATTTGTTCCAGGACATGACCAGTGCTGTGTTCACTCCGTGCAGTCATTTCTTCCACGCTGGCTGTCTGATGCCCTCTCTGTCGTTCACAACCAAGAGCGAATCACCAACTAACGGTGGAGCTACCCAAGGTACacctgcagccaatcagaacccTGCAGGACAGGAAGAAGGCACTCTACTGGATGACAGGAAAGAGGGAGCGTCAGTAAAGCAGGAGGGAGATAATGAAACTGCCACATCAGCTGGGGAAACCTCCTCTTCCACCTCCCCCACTGGCATGTCTGCTCCCCTGCCCATCGTCAAACCTCCATTATCATCTTcctcttgttcttcttctcctcttgcaACTGATTCTGTGCTGCACCAGTCCCCTGCAGATCACCCTTCTGCATCTTCTTTCTCTACCTCTTACACATCAGACACACCCGACGCTCCTGCATCTCTCTGCCATTCTGTCTCCACCTTTCACCAACCAACTTCACAGGTACTGACCTAAGCAGAGGCGAACCCTGCTAAACCCGAATCCCCCCTCAGCTAAAATCAGACTCCCTTGTGGACAGCCAGGCAAACTCTACTGGTCCATCATCACAATCTAACCCACCAACTCCCCATTCAGTGGAACCTCCTCCacgtcctccacctcctcctccattcaACCCCTGAGCTccattttaacacacacacaacatacatacatgcatatataATTACACAATCTAAATAATCCCCTATTCTACTTGTCCAGCTGTTTGCTGTTGGCTCTCCCATCATGTCCAACTTCATATCCATGTTATGTTTCAAATGATCTAAAACAATCTCTAAGCAGAAATTCATCACTcggcattaaaaaatgtaaaaaaagaggacaatgaTCGCAGCTTTACAAAATGTTAGTACTCGTTAGGCAGTTGTCTTGGAGCAGTGAAACGTATCCCATGATAGGTGTAACCCATGCCAGCAGTGATTTCATCACAGGTGCAGTTGTTTGCCACATGTTCTTTCACAGGGATTCaaatttaatacaaaaacagGATGCACTAATCTCATCTCAGAATGAATTGGGAATTTTACACCATGtccagaaaatgtgaaaatcggATTTCCATCatggctttttctttctttttttctccctacaGTCATGCTTTTACCCCTTACCTTTTGATGCCCGACATTTAGGGCGATGGTTGCTCCTGCCTTTGTTTGTACAGCTTTAACTTTCACTGCTGTACATTTCGTAGTGTTTGGGTGCCACAGTGTATCTAAAAATTGATCAGACTATCGATTACTGATGGTTGTATTTTATACCGTGACAAAGTCTTAACATTTCATAACGTCTAGAAATTCtccacattttttgtttttcactgctgGGTGTCAGTAGTGTTGTGATTTAGTGAATACTGAGCGTTAGCAGACTGAATGTTGTTTATTGACATTCACATGACCTAAAGCCTGGTGCTAAGCAGAGGACACATGGTATGGCCTAGCTGAGGGGTGCAGTGTGAACTCTTGGTTCACACTGAAGAACTTACATGTGTCAAGCTTTTGCTTTTATACTACTTCAATATCTGATTCAGACTTGTTTGGCTGGTCCCAGCAGAAAAAACTGTTCTATTCCTCATCGCCAAACTTTTGTATTACTGTTAAAGCAACTTTATTGTTAAGGTCATTTTTACATTACTGCTTTATTGGATACCACACGCTGCAAATGGACTAAGGGGAAGATGGAGAGACGAGGTATAAATTAGTCCACAGAGCTGAAAAGAAGCTCGGATTTTGGCCTCATTAGCTCTAGTTTATGGTTCTCACTCGCGCTTACCGTTGCAAGCTTAGTTCACTCACAGATCAACCAATCATTCACATTGTTGGTTGCTGATGGCAGGAGCCAATCAGCTCCTTTCATTAGAGACCCTGTATTTTCTAAGACCATTAGCGTTTTCCTGCTCGTCAGTCAGTTTACTCCATAAATTGTTGATACCAGCAAACTGAGCCAtagcttcttttttccccacaaaaacacactcttTCTTTTTGCTACTGCATTTAGCAGATGAAGCACGGCAAGGAAGAAATATGCTTTGAAACGAGTGTGAAAGACTGATAACTTTAGGATGCCAAGTCCTGATGCACACTTATATGTAGACCTTGCTGCCACTCTGACCACAGAACGTGTTTGTCCCCAGTGTGCTATAACCTTGCaaccaatgttttttttctaccttgtttttttcttttggggttATATTTACACTAACGTCATTTTTTACTAGCAATGATCCAAAGCTGTTCTGTGGATGTCGGCAACCAAATACCCTCTGATGTCTGTGTACGAGGAAACGGCCcaatctgtttgtgtgtaatgaacACAAATGTTACTCTGTACATAATCTATATTAAACCAGAGGTGTgttgataaatatatatatatacatatacataagtAAGACGAGGGCTTGGTTTCTCCAaagtttcctttctttgtttcttcacGTGCCTGAGAGCAAAGAGAATTTTTGGATAAGAAGCTGCTGGGAAATCAAGCCCTCTGATCTGAGACCAGCCAGTGTTGCTGCTTCTCCAGTCTATATGACGCATCTTTTAAGCTGGTGTGATCACTCTGCTGCCCTCTACTGTTAGGAGTGGGCTCAGTATGGAGACGCATTAATTAGCGCTCAGCAGTATTACTTACTAGCACTATTATTAAAGGTCTTATTAGTATGAATGACCATATTCTTGACATTGGGAAGCGTGGGCTGCAGGGTTGAGAATGAATACACGATCAGTGTAGGATCAAACCTGACCAACGctgctttgactttttgtgtttatttttttaaagagatgaaatgtagagtttgatgtattttgcacatgttcttctGAAAGGTGAACCTAAGGGCTTTTCTGTACACACCTTCTTATTTTAATACCAACACCATTCCTttgacgtttttttttttttcgaactGCTGTTCGATACTGTTGCCTCTGACTGACAGATGTGTAGAGATGAATTGTACTAGTGGGGCTGCTCTCCCCGACACTCCCTGCAGATTTTTGTTTAAGATGAATTGTTTTTGTCCATTGAGTTTGTCCAAACACAGCTTTAGGACCTGCTCTGTTTAATCTGGCTCTCAGTGCCATTTCTTTTCTGTTAAAATgcttcatatttgtttttttggactttatGCCTGTCATTGCCTTGGTTATTTTACCAAAAATAATGTTAATCAAATAATAATGGGTGTAGTTTGTAAGGTCAAGAGCAGACAAAGAATGTATTGAAAAAGCTATTACAATCAGTTTCTTTGAAAAGTctcatttatttgtacattttggcGACAACGCATCACGTGACTGAACTGACTGTGAGGTACTGcaacagcagagggcagcaatactgtagaaaacatgccAGCTCCCCAAAAACGAAGCCCAAACGTCTCTATCGCtgcctggtgtctggctgcagtataggtcatgaACAACCCCTCCTctatgttagcggatgggactggggtcagactaaaataaaagaaaaaaacttctcCTCAGATCATTTTAACTCctccgttacagaatttcagctgtcattttcactcaAGTCTCCATAGACTTTGGAGCAACTGTGTTGCTTCGAGGCCATTTGCGAGAAAACGGCAACTCCTACAATAATGACAGTGccattttgtgaaaggcaagaaaagTACCTACGGTTTGATGTAtcatttgtgttaatgaaggcaaaattgagcgtttgttcggacatgaagaagagattgagaaagCCACAATGTGTGGCGTGTTTGGCGGtccatagcaaccataacaaccaATATTGATTGACGGAAAAGAGATTTTGAGacaggggttaaaaaaaaaaaaaaaaagcagagagagcccatctataggctcgcctgtaggcttctaagcaagcgtagcaggtgaatttcagagccagggattttttttttttttttttcaacatgtttCCCCAACATATGGTCCGCATGGGATTCGAACCACTGCCCCCTGTCTTCAATCTCTGCCATAGGGCCTGTCACTTTCCCATGAGCCACTTGGGCGGCCACGGAAAGACAGAGCAAAAGTGCTACATTTAAAGTGCACACCCGTGCACAGCCGCAACCCCATTTTCGGCTCTTTTTCATTAGCTGGACACCAGGCCTTATCTAGTCAGCCGTTCCAACCACATTCCTGGCAATGTGTGCCTACTTCAAGGCGCATACAAGTGTAACTCTAATGCAACTTAAGTGTTAGTGACGTCACACCTATGCGCCACTGCCCTCTGTGGAGAATGGGAGAAATGTGCTTGCACCTCAACCTATGGACTCGGACATTCAATCATCATCTTCCTAACTCAAGGTAACCTTATGGCTATGGAttagtgtggctgctctaccaggtgtaacaatgaaGTTTAACACCCAGGCATCCACGAAAAAAGAATTTCTGAAATGTAACGGAGTTAGAAGCTAGCTgagagttagctcgctagtttccatctaaatataatataccaggttctgactgagggatttctaaaacaaattaaaaggcacagctctgctatcacttctgacatacatgaagacaggaaagtaagcagcagtgatgtttgtagggttactgaagtttggctagctggtatatagtgATGTGCTATGTGACTAGCgaaacagctatgttagcataacattaacGCAGTGATGAACGggaactttttttccactggatAAGAGTTAaggtgagggttcctgatggttagggacaaatgcagtgGCATGgtaggatgctgtaaacggaccaaacttcagtcaagagaacaactgagataatccatccacataggaggttagtcattaatgtgctgctgcattgcctgggctgtagttacatgataaggttttaaaaactgagctttaaaatgaatagttgtaataaaaactgagagaggccgacagtgatcacttaCTTTTTGTaaggggcttgttgagattaaatagaacaagttacaaagcattaaaacatgttaaaaacacaacagccttattaaacgcagagtagtttgggcccagaagtaggattcatcacgtcatcacttaaagaccggatagacGGTGGAGTTACTCATGTTTACTGTTGTTGCCACTTTCTAAATGTAGCAGGATGAATATTATATGTACTGGTTGATCCCACTTTTAGTCAGgcgcattttgaggagaaataaCTTTGCtggttatcaaattatcagtatctttggaaacatttaatacatcgtgatggtttaaatgctgagtcgttttctgttgtagaattgatattcataataatatttagaCAGCGGCCCTATAggtgtttgcagtttttgcagttttacaaGCCCTCACGATAAAAATATGGAATTAAGTGTCACTAATGGGCTCTTCtcaaaaaacatcagcgtctgtgtcacactgattttgattaactgacttattttattgtaatcaaacctattttgatattgttgtcttgtttttcctttagcgaggtggtttccttccaattgtagcaggaccagtacgtctgccagctccagatagagctccagtgaccaggaagacctcagcattcgccaattcctgctgaattaccgcaaacagaaagaactgacagagggcattggaatagaggatgattataacactgaagaccgaggtaataggtctgtctaagggccagtggaatataagCTATAGGCTGTAGTGGTGATTAttttagattcagagtgtagaggagatggatcATTGTAATTAAGAGTCATAGAAATCTGAACCTCACTGCTAAACCGGTGGTCTAACTGTACATGTGCTCCATTGCAGAGGTCCTTCCCCTTGAGTGTAAGGATGTGGAAGATATTGGTagtcctgatgtgaaagcagagcttccctcccacctcagcatcactaaggatgttatggagcgctgcattcatctgctgtctgatcccagcctcaggctccgactcaaggtagttttatgtagagtcaactgttggactagtaacaaaaataatcattcttgtgagggtaggaccgccagcgttggtacaattcatcctgtcagaactgtgtggatgactgttcactggtgtaatgctcatcaaggaaaaacattcagtctggtccaggagtgaaacagaaataagtctgtgctgaagtcgtgcctgctcaggagtttgggctctcaatgaagacctcaataattagtttcagctcacatataatcaggatcaaaacagagataatTGTTAGGTGTGTTGTGCGTCTTTGTCTTTAGGTACTGGACGTGCTGGAGTTGTGCGTtcaggtgctgagtgagagggaaaatgaactgctgcctatggctcatcgctgctggccagcactcctgcagagactcacagccgatgacccattagcagtcctcagagccttcagggtaagtaaaacaaacctcTCTTTTCATTACGTGAGTCAAAAGTATTCAAGTCGTCTTTAGTTTTAAACTCTTagtagtgaaagaatgaaagatggtgcccaacaacaggcttatttcattcagaaatagttctattattttcttctttgggttgtaatgtgaagactcttgaaactaacatttcttctatcagcacagaaaaatcactgtggatgccttcttagaggctgcttttcaaactgtctcagagaatcacaaagtaggactttgggataaatgaagctgatagtgttttgtgatctttggtgcaagtgtccgctgattcaacttgtgggtgtaaattaataatggattggatttatatagcgctttacaatgccattattcattcactcactggtggaggcaagctacagttgtagccacagctgccctggggcagactgacagaagcgaggctgctgtatcgcgccatcggcccctctggccaacaccagtaggcgttagggtaaagtgtcttgcccaaggacacaacgaccaggacagaaaggccggggatcgaaccggcgaccttccggttacaggtgcgcgTCCCagccc from Oreochromis niloticus isolate F11D_XX linkage group LG10, O_niloticus_UMD_NMBU, whole genome shotgun sequence includes the following:
- the LOC109203835 gene encoding TELO2-interacting protein 1 homolog; the protein is MERCIHLLSDPSLRLRLKVLDVLELCVQVLSERENELLPMAHRCWPALLQRLTADDPLAVLRAFRVLCVLGETCGDFVRRRVSKEVLPKLSASLARQAPISAKAGPVYTHTLA